The region CCCCGAAGGCACGCTGGGCAAGCGCGTCGCGGACCGTTATGGCTCGCATTTGCCGTTCCTGCTGAAGCTACTCGCCGCCGATGAGCCGCTGAGTATCCAGGCGCACCCGTCGCGCTCGCAGGCGAAGGCGGGGTTCGCGCGCGAGGAAGAAGAAGGCATCCGCCTGGACGATCCGACGCGCAACTACAAGGACCCGAACCCGAAGCCCGAGCTCATCGTGGCGCTCACCCCGTTCGAGGCCCTCGCCGGTTTCCGCCCGCTTGCGCAGACTCGCGAGTTCTTCGCCGCGCTCAACTGCGAGGAGCTTGACCACTACGCCTCGCTTCTCGACGCCACTTCGGAGGAAGCCGGACTCCGTGCGGTATTCACGACGTTCATCTCCCTGCCCGAGGACGTGCGTAAGACTCTGATTGACGCGATCGTTCCGGCCGCCGAGCGCGTCGCGGATGACGTCGGAGCTGGCGCGGCTGGTCCGCTGGCTGCGATGTTCCTGCGGGTCCACGACAAGTACCCGAACGACGTCGGCGTCCTCGCAGCACTCCTGCTGAACTATGTACAGATGCGTCCGGGGGAGGCGCTCTTCCTGCAAGCCGGGCAGTTGCACGCGTACCTGTCCGGGCTCGGCGTGGAGATCATGGCGAACTCGGACAACGTGCTTCGAGGTGGACTGACGTCGAAGCACGTGGACGTGCCTGAGCTGGTCAAGGTGCTGGACTTCTCCACGTTGGAGGACCCGTTCGCGAACACCACCGAGCGCGACAACGAAGTGAGTTTCCATCTGCCGGTGGATGACTTCATTATGAGTGCCCACCGTATCGACGCCGAGCATCCGCTGCTCGTGGACACCGATGGCCCCGCCATCGTCCTGTGTACCGAGGGAACGGTGCGCGCGGGTGACTTCGTAATGAAGCCTGGTCAGGCCGCGTGGATCCCAGCCGCCGACCCGGCTGTGACCTTCGAGGTTGCGGAGGGTACCTCCGCGCAGTGCTTCTACGCGCGGGTCTAGGCAGGCCCCTGCCCGTCAGTTGCGGCGGGGGGTACTGCGTCTTCTGGGGAGGCTGGCTCTTCGGAAGTAGTTGATGCGTCTTCCTGTGAGGCTTGAGCCGACTCTTCGCTCGTTGGTGTTGGTGTGTTAACTGGCAGCGATGTCGTCGCTGCGGCGCCGGGGTGTAGCGCTGACGTCGTGGGGGTGGGAAGCTTCTGCGTCGGCTCAGATGGCAGCACCGTCGGGGATGCCGGCTGCGTCGAGCCAATGGTGGTTGGCGTCGAAATGGTGGTTGGCGCCTGCTGCGTCGCCCGTGGCCGCGAGGTGCTCGACGTGGTACTTGGAACGTTCGGTGCGTCCGGCGTGTCGGGGCGAGGGGAGCGCTGCTTCGGGCGCTGCGGCTCTGCTGTTGGGGCGGGACCAGCTGGGCGCGACGCAGGCGCGGCCGGGGCCACGTTCGACGGGCGGTACTGCTTCGTCGGCTCCGTTACGGCTGGCGCACCGGAAAACGCGTGCGCAGGGGCCAGCGGGTCCGCGGATAGGTTGTAGGCAGACGGCGCAGTCGTGGCAATGTACGCATCGGCGGTGTGAAGCGCTGCGGAGTCGCCCCGGGAAGAGCGTGCAGAGCTCGGAGGGGTCGTCGATAAGGAAGAAGTTGTTGTGGTGGAGGTTGTCTCAATGAAGCCTGCTTGTGTGGTGGCGTTCGAGCGCCCCGGCGAGGACGCGTTCCAGACCACGACTCCCACTGCGATGGCAACGCAGATGCCGAGCGCCATGAACGTGGCGACTCTCCTTTGCGTCTGATTCATACGTTGCCCTTCGCCGCAGAATTTCCAGAATTACAAAACGATAACAATTTCGTTGCTTGAAATGTTTATAGCACGGAAGTCGGACATTGAAAAGAGTGTGTCCACGCGGTTATCAGGTGGGAAGCAGGGAAGTTCGCAATGCGTGCCGTGCCGTGTAGATTGCAGGGTATATACAGCCCCCACCTGAAAGGAAACACTGATGAGCAGCTGGGACCAGAAGATTTTCTCCAACGACGACAACATTGATTTTCTCGACGAAATCGCGGATTTGGACGAAGAAGACATTCTGGAAGCTGTCCGTGACGCCGTCTTGCTAGCCGCTGACCAGGACAGCGCCTCAGATGAAGAACGCACCAACGGGCTCGCTGCGGCGACCATCACCGCGATCTGGGCCGGCGCGCCGTTTTCCGCCGGTGAGATCGCGGAGCGTTTCCCCTTCATCCGCGGCAACAGCGGTGAGCTCGACGAGCAGCTCATCGAGAGCGCAGCCGAGCTTCTTGAGGCTGTTGGCGATGAAGAGGACGAGGACGTCGAACAGTTCTTGGAAGCGCTCGCGTAAGAGGGCCGTTGGGAGGTCTGTGGCATGATCATCGCCATCGAAGGCATTGATGGGGCGGGGAAGAACACCATCGTGAAGCGCATTGTGGAGGAATACGGCGCGGACACGCTGTCCTTCCCACGCTACGAGGACTCGCTGCACGCGCAGCTGGCGCAGGACGCCTTGTACGGCAAGATGGGTGACCTGGTGGATTCCGCTTACGGGATGGCGACGATGTTCGCGCTCGACCGTTTTGGTGCCAAGGCGCAGCTTGAGCAGTACCAGGACACACAAGATCGGATCTTGTTGCTTGACCGCTACGTTGCCTCCAACGCCGCCTACACGGCGGCGCGCACCGGGGATGATGCCGCGGCGGAGTGGGTTGCTGAGCTCGAGTTCGGAAAGCTTGGGCTGCCGAAGCCCGACCTGCAGGTGCTCGTCGCTACCTCCCCGAGCGTTGCGCGGGAGCGCGCGCAGCGCAGAGAAGCTCAGGACGCGACGCGCACCCGCGACCACTACGAGCGCGACGGCGGGCTGCAGGACGCGACGTTTGCCCAGTACAACCGCCTCGCGGAGACTGACTGGGCGAGTCGGTGGATTTCCACGTCGGATGCCACGGCTATTATCCAAGCAATACAAAACGCGCGTTAAGAGGAGCTGCCAATGTCCATGTCGAAAATCCTGGTCGTTGACGACGACCCAGCTATCAACGAGATGCTCACCATCGTGCTGGAGGCCGAAGGCTTTGACTCCCGCCCCGTCACCGATGGCGCCGAAGCCGTCCAGGCCTTCCATGAGTACGAGCCCGACCTGATCCTGCTGGATCTTATGCTTCCGGGAATGAACGGCATCGACATTTGCAAGGCGATTCGCCGCGAATCCTCCGTACCGATCGTCATGCTCACCGCGAAGACGGACACCGTCGACGTGGTGCTCGGCCTCGAGTCCGGCGCGGACGACTACATCACGAAGCCCTTCAAACCGAAGGAGCTCGTCGCCCGCATTCGGGCGCGTCTGCGCCGGACGGATGAGGAGCCGGGTGACGTCATCGAGATCGCCGATTTAGTAATCGACGTCCCCCAGCACATGGTGACCCGCAACGGGGAAGAGATCGCGCTGACCCCGCTCGAGTTCGATCTCCTGTTGGAGATGGCGAAGAAGCCGAACCAGGTGCACTCCCGCGACGAGCTACTGGAATCGGTGTGGGGCTACCGCAACAACTCCGATACCCGCCTGGTCAACGTGCATGTGCAGCGCCTGCGCTCCAAGATTGAGCACGACCCGGAACACCCGGAGATCATCCAGACCGTGCGTGGTGTGGGCTACAAGTCCGTGAAGTAAGAGTGGGAGGTGGCGCTCCTGTTCGCCGTACTGAAACGTAGCAGGGACCGGATCGTAGAGGCGTGGCGCACTTCGCTGCAGGTGCGCTTCGTCGGCACAGTGCTGATCGTCTCCGCCGTGGTGATGATGGTGCTGGGGTTTGCGCTGGCGTCGGTAGTGAGCCAACGTATCGCTGCATCCAAGATTGAGGCGGCGAGCGCGGAGATAGACCGTGCGCGTGTGACCGTCGAGGAGCAGATTAATAACTCGGGGTCCGCGACCTCACTGCAGAGCCGCTTGAATTCGGCGCGCGCCGGGCTGACGCAGCGTGCGCAGCAAAACTCGGAGGCGTCTGCTGTGTATGAGCCTGTGCTGGTGGTAAAGAACCCGAACGGGGTTGTTACGTCCTCGCCGGAGTCGTACCAGATCCCTGACAAGCTGGAGGAATACGTCGCTGAGGGCAATATCGCCTACCAGTTTTCCTCGGTGCAGCGCGGCGACCACTCGTCGTACAATGCCCTGATTATTGGCACCCCGACGACTTCGGATGTGCCGCACCTGCAGCTCTACCTTGTGATGAACATGGACAATGAGGCCTCGACGCTTGCGCTGATGCGGGGCATCTTAGCGACGGCCACGGTGATCGTCAGCGTCCTGCTGGTGGGCATTGCGTGGCTGGCGTCGCAACAGATTGTTGCACCGGTGCGCTCGGCGTCGCGTACTGCGCGCCGGTTTGCTGAAGGCCACTTGCGTGAGCGCATGCCTGTCGACGGCGAGGACGAGATGGCGGTGCTGGCGCTGTCCTTCAACAACATGGCGGACAAGCTGTCGCAGCAGATTGATCACCTTGAGCGCTACGGCGACCTGCAGCGTCAGTTCACGTCCGACGTGTCCCACGAGCTGCGTACGCCGCTGACCACGGTGCGGATGGCGGCGGATATGATCGCCGCCGACGAGGACTCCCTGGAGCCTGGTACCCGCCGCGCTTCCCAGCTGATGACTCGCGAGCTGGACCGCTTCGAGGCCCTGCTCAATGACCTGTTGGAGATTTCCCGCCACGACGCCGGTGTCGCCGACTTGTCCGTCACCCAGATGGATATGAAGTCGCCGATCATGTCGGCGTGGCAGCAGACGCAGCACCTCGCGGACGAGCTCGGCGTGGAAGTTTCCTTCGATATGCCGGAGGAACCAGTGATGATGCTGGGCGAGTCCCGCCGGATCGAGCGCATCGTGCGTAACCTCATTGCGAACGCGATTGACCACTCGGAGGGCAGGCCGGTTACCGTGACACTGCGCGCCAACGAGAGTGCCGTCGCGGTGACGGTCAGGGACCACGGCATCGGGCTCAAGCCTGGGCAGGAGGAACTGGTGTTCAACCGTTTCTGGCGCGCCGACAAGTCCCGCAAGCGCCACTCTGGTGGCACCGGTCTTGGCCTGGCCATTGCCCGCGAGGACGCGCAGCTGCATCACGGCACGCTGGAAGCCGTCGGGGAAGAGGGCGTCGGTGCGCTGTTCCGTCTGGTCCTGCCGCTGGATCCGGAGGCAGGCTTTTCGACGTCCCCTCTGCCCCTCGAGCTGGAACCCGGGGCGGACGCGGACAGCGTCGAAGTGGACGTCGAAACGCAGGACGAGGAAAGGCAGCCAGATGAAGTGCATGAAGCGTAGGTACCTTGCTATAGCGATGAGCACGACGCTGCTCTTGGGCGGGTGCGCGACGCTGCCGTCGAATACTGACCCGCATGTGCTCCGGCCCTACCAGGAGGAAGCGCCGGAGTCGGAGATTATCGGCCCGATCAAGGACCGCGAGCCGGACCTTTTGCTGCGTGACTTCTACGCGGCCTCCGCGATCCCAACCGGCGACTACGAAGCGGCGCGCGCCTTCCTCACTGAGGCCGCGAAGCCCACGTGGAGCGCCAACGAGCAGACGCTCATCGTCGACCGGATCGGGTTGAATACGGTGTCCGGCAGCTCGGGGAGCAAGCGCAGTTTTGCGGTGCATGGCAACGTGGTCGGCGCGCTCGGCAGTGGTGGCGTGTTCACTCCGGAGCGCGGTACCTACGAGGCCACGCTGGAGCTCGAGCAGGTCGACGGCCAGTGGCGCATTTCCTCGTTGCCGCCCGGCGTGGTCATGGAGCGCACCGAGCTGCGCAACCAATACCAGCCTTACAACCTGTACTTCTTTGATCCGACCGGCAAGGAGCTGGTCACCGACCGGCGCTGGGTCTACGCGCCGCGCGATTTCCTACCCAGTACGCTGATCTCGCTGCTGCTCGAAGGGCCGGCTAGCCGCTTGCGCCCCGCGATCATGGGGACGCTGCCATCGACGGTGCGCTACACCGGTTTCGAGGGCGGTGTCTACCACTTTGCGGGCCTCGGCAATATGGACGAGGCCGCGCGCAGCCGTTTCGCCGCACAGGTGGTGTGGACGCTCGCCTCCGCAGGCGTGACCGGCCCGTTTTCGCTCCTCGCCGACGGCGAGCCGCTCATCACCGGCGCCCGCGAACTGACCACCGACGACTTCATCGACGTCAGCCCCGTCGTCGAGCAAGTCGGGGAGAGCACCCTGTACTCGCTTGCCGACGGCCACGTCTCCCAAATCACCGGCGGCGGCCCGCAGCCTGTTGCCGATGTGCTGGGCAACACGCACAGCGTGGTCACCGCCGACATTTCCGGTGAGGGGCAGTGGGCCGCGGTGTTCAACGTCGGCGACGGCCCCGAAGGCGCCGAGCTGCGCCTCGGGCAGCTCACCGGCGGTAGCGTGGACGTGGTGAAGGCGGAGACCTTCTCGCGCCCATCGTTCGAGCCAAACAGCAAGGCGGTGTGGACCGTTTCGGACGGCAAGCACATCCTGCGCTCCACGCAATCCTCGGCGACAGGGGAGGTCACCACCGAGGAAGTGCACGTTGATCT is a window of Corynebacterium pseudogenitalium DNA encoding:
- the manA gene encoding mannose-6-phosphate isomerase, class I, producing the protein MEHLQGALRNYPWGSHTLLAQLRGTQVPSEAPEAELWFGAHSAAPSQVAGRGLDAVIAADPEGTLGKRVADRYGSHLPFLLKLLAADEPLSIQAHPSRSQAKAGFAREEEEGIRLDDPTRNYKDPNPKPELIVALTPFEALAGFRPLAQTREFFAALNCEELDHYASLLDATSEEAGLRAVFTTFISLPEDVRKTLIDAIVPAAERVADDVGAGAAGPLAAMFLRVHDKYPNDVGVLAALLLNYVQMRPGEALFLQAGQLHAYLSGLGVEIMANSDNVLRGGLTSKHVDVPELVKVLDFSTLEDPFANTTERDNEVSFHLPVDDFIMSAHRIDAEHPLLVDTDGPAIVLCTEGTVRAGDFVMKPGQAAWIPAADPAVTFEVAEGTSAQCFYARV
- a CDS encoding DUF4259 domain-containing protein, whose translation is MSSWDQKIFSNDDNIDFLDEIADLDEEDILEAVRDAVLLAADQDSASDEERTNGLAAATITAIWAGAPFSAGEIAERFPFIRGNSGELDEQLIESAAELLEAVGDEEDEDVEQFLEALA
- a CDS encoding dTMP kinase; protein product: MIIAIEGIDGAGKNTIVKRIVEEYGADTLSFPRYEDSLHAQLAQDALYGKMGDLVDSAYGMATMFALDRFGAKAQLEQYQDTQDRILLLDRYVASNAAYTAARTGDDAAAEWVAELEFGKLGLPKPDLQVLVATSPSVARERAQRREAQDATRTRDHYERDGGLQDATFAQYNRLAETDWASRWISTSDATAIIQAIQNAR
- the mtrA gene encoding MtrAB system response regulator MtrA yields the protein MSKILVVDDDPAINEMLTIVLEAEGFDSRPVTDGAEAVQAFHEYEPDLILLDLMLPGMNGIDICKAIRRESSVPIVMLTAKTDTVDVVLGLESGADDYITKPFKPKELVARIRARLRRTDEEPGDVIEIADLVIDVPQHMVTRNGEEIALTPLEFDLLLEMAKKPNQVHSRDELLESVWGYRNNSDTRLVNVHVQRLRSKIEHDPEHPEIIQTVRGVGYKSVK
- the mtrB gene encoding MtrAB system histidine kinase MtrB; translated protein: MALLFAVLKRSRDRIVEAWRTSLQVRFVGTVLIVSAVVMMVLGFALASVVSQRIAASKIEAASAEIDRARVTVEEQINNSGSATSLQSRLNSARAGLTQRAQQNSEASAVYEPVLVVKNPNGVVTSSPESYQIPDKLEEYVAEGNIAYQFSSVQRGDHSSYNALIIGTPTTSDVPHLQLYLVMNMDNEASTLALMRGILATATVIVSVLLVGIAWLASQQIVAPVRSASRTARRFAEGHLRERMPVDGEDEMAVLALSFNNMADKLSQQIDHLERYGDLQRQFTSDVSHELRTPLTTVRMAADMIAADEDSLEPGTRRASQLMTRELDRFEALLNDLLEISRHDAGVADLSVTQMDMKSPIMSAWQQTQHLADELGVEVSFDMPEEPVMMLGESRRIERIVRNLIANAIDHSEGRPVTVTLRANESAVAVTVRDHGIGLKPGQEELVFNRFWRADKSRKRHSGGTGLGLAIAREDAQLHHGTLEAVGEEGVGALFRLVLPLDPEAGFSTSPLPLELEPGADADSVEVDVETQDEERQPDEVHEA
- the lpqB gene encoding MtrAB system accessory lipoprotein LpqB, giving the protein MKRRYLAIAMSTTLLLGGCATLPSNTDPHVLRPYQEEAPESEIIGPIKDREPDLLLRDFYAASAIPTGDYEAARAFLTEAAKPTWSANEQTLIVDRIGLNTVSGSSGSKRSFAVHGNVVGALGSGGVFTPERGTYEATLELEQVDGQWRISSLPPGVVMERTELRNQYQPYNLYFFDPTGKELVTDRRWVYAPRDFLPSTLISLLLEGPASRLRPAIMGTLPSTVRYTGFEGGVYHFAGLGNMDEAARSRFAAQVVWTLASAGVTGPFSLLADGEPLITGARELTTDDFIDVSPVVEQVGESTLYSLADGHVSQITGGGPQPVADVLGNTHSVVTADISGEGQWAAVFNVGDGPEGAELRLGQLTGGSVDVVKAETFSRPSFEPNSKAVWTVSDGKHILRSTQSSATGEVTTEEVHVDLPEDVDGNISVLRLSRSGSRVVMVIDGRLYTGIIEQRAAGAGTIVNVLEYSYELGGSVVSADWHPDGSLIVGTSNPASPVMRVEQDGSSTTALSLGNISAPVVAVAASPNMLYATDANAILQMPVSGADTPIWREVPGLQGVRSLPIIAR